The Solirubrobacter pauli sequence CGCTGGACCGCCACACACTTCAAGTTCGTCGTCCTCACCTGGGCGATCATCACCGTCGGCCTCGGCGTCTTCGCACCGAAGGTCGAGCACGCCCTGTCCGGCGCCGGCTGGGAAGCCACCGGCTCCGAGTCGGTGCAGGTACGCCAGACCGTCGACCGCGAGTTCGCCGGCCTGTCGTCCTCCGCGCTGATGGTCGTCGTGCACTCGACCGACAAGACGGCGACCGACCCGGCGTTCAAGTCGGTCGTCGCCGGTGCGCAACGCGTCCTGAGCGGCGACGCGCGGGTGACGGAGGTCGTCGCCCCGCAGGCCGGTCAGTCGATCTCGCGCGACGGGCACACGGCGATCATCCGGGCCGGCGCCGCCGCTGACGCGAACGAGATGGTCCGCGCCGCCGACGACCTCAAGACCGAGCTCGCCAAGCTGCCCGCGAACGGCGTGCAGGTGTCGCTGACCGGCGCGTCCGGCATGTGGTCGGATTTCAACGAGGCCAACAAGACGGCGATGATGAAGTCCGAGCTGATCTCCTGGCCGGTGACCCTCGGGATCCTGCTGCTCGCGTTCGGCTCGCTTGTCGCCGCCGGGCTGCCGCTGATGCTGACCATCCTCGGCCTCGCCGCCTCGGCCGGCTCGCTGTACCTCGGCACGCAGGTGCTCGACATCTCGATTTGGGCGATGAACTTCGCGCTGATGTTCGCGCTCGCGCTCGGCATCGACTACGCCCTGTTCGTCGTCATGCGGTTCCGCGGCGCGTTCTTCGGCTCCAAGCGCTCGGCCGCGGACGCCGTCGCCGAGACGATGGACACGGCCGGCAAGGCCGTGCTGTTCTCGGGCCTGACGGTCCTGATCTCGCTCAGCGCGGTGCTGCTCGTCCCGTCGCCGGCGTTCCGCTCGATGGCGCTCGGGATCATGCTCTCGGTCCTCTTCATCCTCGCCGCCACGCTCACGCTCCTGCCCGCCGTCCTCGCCAAGCTCGGCCCGCGCGTCGACAAGCTCGCGCTGCCCTGGGCGCACTCCGGCGAGCACCGCTCGCGGCGCTTCGCCGCCTGGGCCGAGCGACTGTGGCGCCGCCCGCTCGCGTACGGCGCGG is a genomic window containing:
- a CDS encoding MMPL family transporter gives rise to the protein MPLSPTYGPVGRLGRWTATHFKFVVLTWAIITVGLGVFAPKVEHALSGAGWEATGSESVQVRQTVDREFAGLSSSALMVVVHSTDKTATDPAFKSVVAGAQRVLSGDARVTEVVAPQAGQSISRDGHTAIIRAGAAADANEMVRAADDLKTELAKLPANGVQVSLTGASGMWSDFNEANKTAMMKSELISWPVTLGILLLAFGSLVAAGLPLMLTILGLAASAGSLYLGTQVLDISIWAMNFALMFALALGIDYALFVVMRFRGAFFGSKRSAADAVAETMDTAGKAVLFSGLTVLISLSAVLLVPSPAFRSMALGIMLSVLFILAATLTLLPAVLAKLGPRVDKLALPWAHSGEHRSRRFAAWAERLWRRPLAYGAVAVTALVPLAIPVFGLQTGMPSIKVVPEQDGSRVAYDQVQDAFGPGAPGALQIVAPSQDASRVTAIAKADPGIAQVMPAMPGRAQNVMVQVVPAQDPSDKAVGATIDRLRGDLPAGALVGGSVAENHDLEQALSAKTPLVIGVVLTLGFLLLLVALQAPILAAVGVLTNLLAVGAAFGVARLIFQEGHLAGLLALEPQGFLNAWAPVFFFAMVFAISMDYTVFLLSSAKEHWDRSHNPREAMVGGVAHSGRVVFAAAAVMVAVFFTFALSGPLPPKEMGVILGIAVLLDAALVRLLLVPVALRLLGKWAWWLPKPLDRILPDVRFGHA